Proteins found in one Sphingomonas sp. SORGH_AS_0879 genomic segment:
- the pcaF gene encoding 3-oxoadipyl-CoA thiolase has translation MTAAFLCDAVRTPIGRLNGALADIRADDLAAVPIRALVERNRSVDWDAVDDTILGCANQAGEDNRNVARMAVLLAGLPEAVPGTTVNRLCGSGLNAVGYAAQAIRSGDAELVIAGGVESMTRAPYVMGKAASAFDRAQQIEDTTLGWRFVNPAMQAAYGVDTMPQTGENVADQWRIPREDQDRFALASQQKAAAAIASGRMAAEIVPVTIPQKKGEPRIVTQDEHPRATSLDALARLKPVVRADGTVTAGNASGLNDGAAAMIVASEAAAGRHGLTPRARILGMAAAGIAPRIMGVGPIEAARKLSRLTGVALDELDVIELNEAFASQAIATLRDLGIAQDDPRVNRNGGAIALGHPLGMSGARIVMTAAEELHRTQGRYALAFMCIGVGQGIALMMERV, from the coding sequence ATGACCGCCGCTTTCCTCTGCGACGCCGTCCGCACCCCGATCGGGCGGCTGAACGGCGCCCTGGCCGATATCCGCGCCGACGACCTCGCCGCCGTGCCGATCCGTGCGCTGGTCGAGCGCAACCGCAGCGTCGACTGGGACGCGGTGGACGATACCATCCTCGGTTGCGCCAATCAGGCGGGCGAGGACAATCGCAACGTCGCGCGCATGGCGGTGCTACTCGCGGGATTGCCCGAGGCGGTGCCCGGCACGACGGTCAACCGACTGTGCGGCTCGGGCCTCAACGCGGTCGGCTACGCGGCCCAGGCGATCCGGTCGGGGGACGCCGAACTGGTCATCGCGGGCGGGGTCGAGAGCATGACCCGCGCACCCTATGTCATGGGCAAGGCCGCCTCCGCTTTCGATCGCGCGCAGCAGATCGAGGACACCACGCTCGGCTGGCGGTTCGTCAACCCGGCGATGCAGGCGGCGTACGGCGTCGACACCATGCCGCAGACGGGCGAGAATGTCGCCGATCAATGGCGCATCCCGCGCGAGGATCAGGACCGTTTCGCCCTGGCCAGCCAGCAAAAAGCCGCCGCCGCGATCGCCAGCGGCCGGATGGCGGCCGAGATCGTGCCCGTCACCATCCCCCAGAAAAAGGGCGAGCCACGCATCGTCACGCAGGACGAACATCCGCGCGCGACCAGCCTGGACGCCCTCGCCCGGCTGAAACCCGTCGTCCGCGCCGACGGCACCGTGACGGCCGGCAACGCCTCCGGCCTGAACGACGGTGCGGCCGCGATGATCGTCGCGTCCGAAGCGGCGGCGGGGCGACATGGCCTGACACCACGCGCGCGCATCCTAGGCATGGCCGCCGCCGGGATCGCGCCTCGCATCATGGGCGTCGGTCCCATCGAAGCGGCTCGCAAGCTGTCCCGGCTGACCGGCGTTGCGCTCGACGAGCTCGACGTGATCGAACTCAACGAAGCCTTTGCCAGCCAGGCGATCGCGACCTTACGTGATCTGGGCATTGCGCAGGACGACCCCCGCGTGAACCGCAACGGCGGGGCCATCGCGCTGGGGCATCCGCTGGGCATGTCGGGCGCGCGCATCGTCATGACCGCCGCCGAGGAACTGCACCGGACGCAGGGGCGCTACGCCCTCGCCTTCATGTGCATCGGCGTGGGCCAGGGCATCGCATTGATGATGGAGCGGGTCTGA
- a CDS encoding NAD(P)-dependent alcohol dehydrogenase, with the protein MRSITAAVVRDQGAPFAIEEAKIAAPQGGEVLVRIVAVGVCHTDIIVRDQYYPVPLPAVLGHEGAGVVEAVGPGVTAVEPGDHVVLSFASCGVCGPCLTGHPAHCGDFFALNFGGGRKDGSTATCDAHGGALHDHFFGQSSFGSFAMAQERNIVKVAKDAPLELLGPLGCGIQTGAGAVLRALKVPSGASFAAFGSGAVGLSAIMAARVAGATTIIAVDVTPSRLDLARELGATHVVNSRETDAVEAIREITGGGADFTLESSGRPEVLRQAIDALTIMGTCGIVGAPRLGTEASFDVNMVMVPGKRIMGIVEGDVVPQVFIPELIALHAQGRFPFDRLVKFYDFADINQAVADSESGVTIKPILRLPA; encoded by the coding sequence ATGCGCAGTATCACCGCCGCCGTGGTTCGCGACCAGGGCGCACCCTTCGCGATCGAGGAGGCGAAGATCGCCGCCCCGCAAGGGGGCGAAGTGCTTGTCCGGATCGTCGCGGTGGGGGTGTGCCACACCGACATCATCGTGCGGGACCAATATTATCCGGTGCCGCTGCCCGCCGTGCTCGGCCATGAAGGCGCGGGCGTGGTCGAGGCGGTGGGGCCCGGCGTGACCGCCGTCGAGCCGGGCGACCATGTCGTGCTCAGCTTCGCCTCGTGCGGGGTCTGCGGTCCGTGCCTGACCGGCCACCCGGCGCATTGCGGCGACTTCTTCGCGCTGAACTTCGGCGGCGGGCGCAAGGACGGCTCGACCGCCACCTGCGATGCGCATGGCGGGGCGCTGCACGATCACTTCTTCGGCCAGTCCTCCTTTGGCAGTTTTGCGATGGCGCAGGAGCGCAACATCGTGAAGGTCGCCAAGGACGCGCCGCTCGAACTGCTGGGGCCGCTTGGCTGCGGTATCCAGACCGGCGCGGGCGCGGTGCTGCGCGCGCTGAAGGTGCCGTCGGGGGCGAGCTTCGCCGCCTTTGGTTCTGGCGCGGTCGGGCTCAGCGCGATCATGGCCGCGCGCGTCGCGGGTGCCACGACGATCATCGCCGTCGACGTGACGCCCAGTCGGCTGGACCTCGCCAGGGAACTGGGGGCCACGCATGTGGTCAACAGCCGCGAGACCGACGCGGTGGAAGCGATCCGCGAGATCACCGGCGGCGGCGCGGACTTCACGCTGGAGAGCAGCGGTCGGCCCGAGGTGCTGCGCCAGGCGATCGACGCGCTGACCATCATGGGCACCTGCGGCATCGTCGGCGCGCCCAGGCTGGGCACCGAGGCGAGTTTCGACGTGAACATGGTCATGGTGCCCGGCAAGCGCATCATGGGCATCGTGGAGGGCGACGTCGTGCCGCAGGTCTTCATTCCCGAACTGATCGCGCTCCACGCCCAGGGGCGGTTCCCGTTCGACCGGCTGGTGAAGTTCTATGATTTCGCCGACATCAACCAGGCCGTCGCGGACAGCGAAAGCGGCGTGACGATCAAGCCTATCCTGCGGCTGCCCGCCTGA